A region of Stigmatopora nigra isolate UIUO_SnigA chromosome 6, RoL_Snig_1.1, whole genome shotgun sequence DNA encodes the following proteins:
- the LOC144197835 gene encoding galectin-2-like — protein MSVKKEQEKDKVQTSVVISGKCFTYFSLSLPDPCPSSPHRCHINPRTSNCELLSLKARIALDPIITAKMRIEDISIREGQDFKISIKPDNDCSRFSINIGHDPDNLALHFNPRFDDSVIVCNSLSGGSWGDEHRDGNLCFDKGEESKFSINFNYEEFFIRLPDGSMMSFPNRLGDGNYSYFDVRGDAKVISIKLK, from the exons ATGTCTGTCAAAAAGGAGCAAGAAAAGGACAAAGTTCAGACAA GCGTTGTCATTTCAGGGAAATGTTTTACTTATTTCTCCCTGTCGCTTCCTGACCCCTGCCCCTCCTCACCTCACCGATGTCATATAAACCCTAGAACGAGCAATTGTGAGCTCTTATCCCTCAAAGCACGAATCGCTCTAGACCCAATCATCACCGCCAAGATG AGAATCGAGGACATCAGCATTAGGGAGGGCCAGGATTTTAAGATCAGTATCAAGCCCGACAACGACTGCAGCAG ATTCTCCATCAATATCGGCCATGACCCAGACAACCTCGCCCTGCACTTCAACCCGCGCTTTGACGATAGTGTCATTGTTTGCAACTCATTGTCGGGAGGCTCCTGGGGAGATGAGCACCGGGACGGAAACCTGTGCTTTGATAAGGGAGAGGAGAGCAAG TTCAGCATCAACTTTAACTATGAGGAGTTCTTTATCAGGCTTCCTGATGGGTCCATGATGAGCTTCCCCAACCGATTGGGTGACGGCAATTACTCATATTTTGATGTTAGAGGCGACGCCAAGGTCATCAGCATTAAGCTCAAGTAG
- the LOC144198720 gene encoding GTP-binding protein 1-like, translated as MASSVTTGSAAIAAECPVPACMFAPDHGFAAADHAECESFDDLGGNNGESPKVLDLSNKMILVSPTGEQYDALQQHLHQRLDEGCGETIFVVGMGSDGGDYGLNVTDMEASVATVQSLCEQVEADLIPLRERTEAGGKICDYLIRRRVGEQDFLEVRVAVVGNVDAGKSTLLGVLTHGELDNGRGFARQKLFRHKHEMESGRTSSVGNDILGFDHEGQVVNKPDSHGGSLDWTTICEKSSKVITFIDLAGHEKYLKTTVFGMTGHLPDFCMLMVGSNAGIVGMTKEHLGLALALNVPVFVVVTKIDMCPANILQETLKLLQRLLKSPGCRKIPVLVQNKDDVIVTASNFSSERMCPIFQISNVTGENMDLLKMFLNLLSSRTAFNDNEPAEFQIDDTYSVPGVGTVVSGTTLRGRISLNDTLLLGPDPLGVFIPIAVKSIHRKRMPVKEVRGGQTASFALKKIKRSSIRKGMVMVSPKLMPQATWEFEAEILVLHHPTTISPRYQAMVHCGSIRQTATILTMNKDCLRTGDKAAVHFRFIKTPEYLHCDHKLVFREGRTKAVGTITKLLQSVSTQAAKAQQAKMLAGKKMFKEGADEARPSSPNSNSLPIKTGGGGRRRGGQRQRGKGSTNIVMLTPPVPTATPTTAAMGIV; from the exons ATGGCGTCGTCGGTGACGACGGGGTCGGCAGCGATCGCTGCCGAGTGCCCTGTCCCGGCGTGTATGTTTGCCCCCGATCATGGATTTGCAGCTGCAGACCACGCTGAATGTGAGAGTTTTGACGACTTAGGGGGCAACAACGGCGAATCCCCGAAAGTTTTGGACTTGAGCAATAAG atGATCCTGGTCAGCCCGACAGGTGAACAGTATGACGCACTACAGCAACACCTACATCAGCGGCTGGATGAGGGATGCGGGGAGACCATCTTTGTGGTCGGAATGGGTTCAG ATGGAGGTGACTATGGCCTGAATGTCACAGACATGGAGGCATCAGTGGCCACTGTGCAGTCACTGTGCGAACAAGTGGAAGCTGATCTCATCCCGCTAAGGGAGCGAACGGAAGCCGGCGGAAAGATCTGCGACTACCTCATCCGACGCCGTGTGGGCGAACAAGACTTCCTAGAAGTCAG ggtTGCAGTAGTGGGCAATGTTGATGCCGGAAAGAGCACTTTGCTTGGTGTACTGACCCACGGTGAATTAGACAACGGCCGGGGCTTCGCGCGCCAGAAGCTCTTCAGGCACAAACACGAGATGGAAAGTGGTAGGACCAGCAGTGTGGGCAATGACATTCTGGGTTTTGACCATGAAGGCCAG GTTGTCAACAAGCCTGACAGTCATGGTGGCAGCCTGGACTGGACAACAATTTGTGAGAAGTCGTCCAAGGTGATCACCTTTATAGACCTAGCGGGCCACGAAAAGTATCTGAAGACCACTGTGTTCGGCATGACCGGACACCTGCCTGACTTTTGCATGCTTATG gttGGCAGCAATGCTGGCATCGTAGGCATGACCAAAGAGCATCTAGGCCTGGCGCTGGCCTTAAATGTGCCCGTATTTGTGGTGGTCACCAAGATTGACATGTGTCCCGCCAACATTCTGCAAG AAACACTCAAACTACTGCAACGACTACTAAAGTCTCCAGGCTGCAGAAAGATCCCCGTTTTAGTCCAGAACAAGGATGACGTCATCGTCACGGCCTCAAACTTCAGCTCGGAGAG GATGTGTCCAATATTCCAGATCTCCAATGTGACAGGAGAAAACATGGACCTCCTTAAAATGTTCCTTAACCTGCTCTCCTCCAGGACTGCGTTTAATGACAACGAGCCCGCGGAGTTCCAAATAGATGACACGTATTCTGTACCG GGTGTGGGCACAGTGGTATCAGGCACCACGTTACGTGGCAGAATCAGCCTCAATGACACACTCCTCCTGGGTCCCGACCCTTTGGGTGTCTTCATCCCAATCGCTGTCAAGTCCATCCATCGCAAGAGGATGCCGGTCAAGGAGGTGCGAGGTGGGCAGACGGCGTCTTTTGCACTCAAAAAG ATCAAGCGCTCGTCGATACGGAAGGGCATGGTTATGGTTTCCCCCAAGCTTATGCCACAAGCCACCTGGGAGTTTGAGGCAGAGATTCTGGTGCTGCACCATCCCACCACGATATCACCGCGTTACCAGGCTATGG TCCACTGCGGCAGCATCAGACAGACAGCCACCATATTAACAATGAACAAAGACTGCTTGAGGACTGGCGACAAGGCAGCGGTCCATTTCCGCTTCATCAAGACGCCAGAGTACTTGCATTGCGACCACAAGCTGGTGTTCCGGGAAGGCCGTACCAAAGCCGTGGGCACCATCACCAAG ctcctGCAGTCGGTCAGTACGCAGGCAGCCAAGGCACAGCAGGCCAAAATGCTGGCAGGCAAGAAAATGTTCAAGGAAGGAGCAGACGAAGCACGGCCAAGCAGTCCCAACTCCAATTCGCTTCCG aTCAAAACGGGAGGCGGAGGACGGCGAAGAGGGGGCCAAAGGCAACGAGGGAAAGGGAGTACCAACATTGTCATGTTGACACCACCAGTCCCCACTGCAACCCCAACAACGGCAGCAATGGGCATTGTTTAA